A genomic segment from Kyrpidia tusciae DSM 2912 encodes:
- a CDS encoding DUF3055 domain-containing protein, giving the protein MGEHVLFSETEDTRTHFATLDVAGTRFDLAVTYSQHFMGKSIVMCLQTGRASIMDAHDAEDPQRVAQHFGIDDGETATELGHYLTSVLSYPPRGEQF; this is encoded by the coding sequence ATGGGTGAGCACGTTTTGTTTTCAGAAACGGAAGATACCCGAACTCATTTTGCCACGTTGGATGTGGCCGGCACGCGATTCGATCTGGCAGTGACGTATTCCCAACATTTTATGGGCAAGAGCATTGTGATGTGCCTACAGACCGGGCGGGCGAGCATCATGGACGCCCACGATGCCGAAGATCCGCAGCGGGTGGCCCAGCATTTTGGAATTGACGACGGCGAAACGGCCACCGAATTGGGCCATTACCTCACGAGCGTTTTGTCCTATCCGCCACGAGGCGAGCAATTCTGA
- the bcp gene encoding thioredoxin-dependent thiol peroxidase, whose product MVAQGQKAPDFTLPTGTGETVSLADFRGKPVVLYFYPRDNTPGCTQEACGFRDLHEAFSEVGAVILGVSTDSPSSHKKFAEKYQLPFPLLSDEDAAVSTAYGVYKEKTRYGKKSMGIERTTFLIDGDGVIRKIYPRVKVEGHMEQVLEDVRQLSNG is encoded by the coding sequence ATGGTGGCGCAAGGTCAGAAGGCACCCGATTTTACACTTCCCACCGGGACGGGCGAGACGGTGAGCCTGGCGGATTTTCGCGGAAAACCGGTGGTACTGTACTTCTATCCCCGGGACAATACGCCGGGGTGCACGCAAGAGGCCTGCGGATTTCGCGATCTTCACGAGGCTTTTTCTGAAGTCGGCGCCGTCATCCTCGGGGTGAGCACCGATTCCCCGAGTTCTCACAAAAAATTCGCGGAGAAATATCAGCTTCCCTTTCCGCTGTTGTCCGACGAGGACGCAGCCGTTTCTACGGCCTACGGCGTGTACAAGGAGAAAACCCGCTACGGGAAGAAATCCATGGGGATCGAACGAACCACCTTCCTCATCGACGGCGACGGGGTGATCCGCAAGATCTATCCTCGGGTGAAGGTGGAGGGACACATGGAGCAGGTATTGGAGGATGTCCGCCAGTTGAGCAACGGCTGA